One segment of Phaeacidiphilus oryzae TH49 DNA contains the following:
- a CDS encoding peptidylprolyl isomerase: protein MAEELFATLKTNHGDIKVKLFPDHAPKTVRNFTELAEGAREWTHPATGRRTTDRLYDGTKFHRVIAGFMIQGGDPLGLGTGGPGYAFEDEFHPDLSFDRPYLLAMANAGPGTNGSQFFITVEPTTWLNRRHTIFGEVADEAGKKVVDEIAAVKTGRNDVPAEDVVIESVEISRG, encoded by the coding sequence GTGGCCGAGGAACTTTTCGCCACTCTCAAGACCAATCACGGGGACATCAAGGTCAAGCTGTTCCCGGACCACGCGCCCAAGACGGTGCGCAACTTCACCGAGCTCGCCGAGGGCGCCCGTGAGTGGACCCACCCGGCGACCGGTAGGCGGACCACCGACCGGCTGTACGACGGCACCAAGTTCCACCGGGTGATCGCCGGCTTCATGATCCAGGGCGGCGACCCGCTGGGCCTGGGCACCGGTGGCCCGGGCTACGCCTTCGAGGACGAGTTCCACCCGGACCTGTCCTTCGACCGTCCGTACCTGCTGGCGATGGCCAACGCCGGTCCGGGCACCAACGGCTCGCAGTTCTTCATCACCGTCGAGCCCACCACCTGGCTGAACCGCCGCCACACCATCTTCGGCGAGGTCGCGGACGAGGCCGGCAAGAAGGTCGTGGACGAGATCGCCGCGGTGAAGACCGGCCGGAACGATGTGCCGGCCGAGGACGTTGTCATCGAGTCGGTGGAGATCAGCCGCGGCTGA
- a CDS encoding class E sortase translates to MVELCITAGALMVLLVVYVFYWTSFTADSAMRDEVGRLNQQWQRAAPGADSPQMGQAAAASPSPAAPSAPASASPVAYPPGAAFAVLYIPRFGKDWAKPVIEGVGVPDLQKGIGHYPGTAALGGSGNFALAGHRRTYGNPFNDFPELRPGDAVVLRDAADWYVYRIDRKPFLTLPTDIHVLDPVPVESGFTRPGRYLTLTTCDPPWGHSHRLIEWGHLESVSPVGRGTPDALK, encoded by the coding sequence GTGGTCGAACTCTGCATCACCGCAGGGGCGTTGATGGTGCTGCTGGTCGTGTACGTCTTCTACTGGACCAGCTTCACCGCGGACTCCGCGATGCGGGACGAGGTGGGCCGGCTGAACCAGCAGTGGCAGCGGGCCGCCCCGGGGGCCGACAGCCCGCAGATGGGCCAGGCGGCCGCCGCCTCCCCCTCGCCCGCCGCCCCCTCGGCTCCGGCCTCGGCCTCCCCCGTCGCCTATCCGCCCGGGGCGGCCTTCGCCGTGCTGTACATCCCGCGGTTCGGAAAGGACTGGGCGAAGCCCGTCATCGAGGGGGTGGGCGTGCCGGACCTCCAGAAGGGCATCGGCCACTACCCCGGGACGGCCGCGCTCGGCGGCAGCGGCAACTTCGCGCTGGCGGGCCACCGCAGGACGTACGGCAACCCGTTCAACGACTTCCCGGAGCTGCGGCCGGGGGACGCGGTGGTGCTGCGGGACGCCGCGGACTGGTACGTGTACCGGATCGACCGGAAGCCGTTCCTGACCCTGCCCACCGACATCCACGTTCTCGACCCGGTCCCGGTGGAGTCCGGCTTCACCCGGCCCGGCCGCTATCTGACCCTCACCACCTGCGACCCGCCGTGGGGACACAGCCATCGGCTGATCGAATGGGGGCATCTGGAGTCGGTGTCGCCGGTCGGCCGGGGTACTCCGGATG
- the crgA gene encoding cell division protein CrgA, protein MPKSRIRKKADYTPPPAPAGAGAVKLKSGRGWVAPLMLVFFLIGLVWIVLYYVTSGQWPVQALGNWNIVIGFGFIAAGFGVSTQWK, encoded by the coding sequence GTGCCGAAGTCCCGCATCCGCAAGAAGGCCGACTACACGCCGCCGCCTGCACCCGCGGGAGCGGGCGCGGTCAAGCTCAAGTCGGGGCGGGGCTGGGTGGCCCCGCTGATGCTGGTCTTCTTCCTGATCGGCCTGGTCTGGATCGTCCTCTACTACGTCACCAGCGGGCAGTGGCCGGTGCAGGCCCTGGGCAACTGGAACATCGTCATCGGCTTCGGTTTCATCGCGGCCGGCTTCGGCGTCTCCACTCAGTGGAAGTGA
- a CDS encoding DLW-39 family protein yields MKKLLLIVLAALGGYFVYRQVQADRAEQDLWTEATDPVPSGR; encoded by the coding sequence GTGAAGAAGCTTCTCCTGATTGTCCTGGCCGCACTCGGCGGGTACTTCGTGTACCGGCAGGTGCAGGCGGACCGCGCCGAGCAGGACCTGTGGACCGAGGCCACCGACCCGGTGCCGTCCGGCCGCTGA
- a CDS encoding DUF5324 family protein, which produces MTRIDAVKEAAGRAKGQLAPYAASAAEAAAHYTGQARERIAEPLGRQLEQNVRPQARQAAQNSARHLEELRHSALQAGRELPQRMEPLLEEAAVEARRAARRTRSAVAEARGAAVQAAAPVAHEAQARSGAALAALRGQVRAEDVQALARKEAKRRSGGRRARRLLLVGAVAAAGGAAWLWWRRQSSPDWLVEPAAPVSPAPRRAPAGATATAEELSPEAELLEKEKQAEEAEARHSGRDGDS; this is translated from the coding sequence GTGACCCGCATTGATGCGGTCAAGGAGGCCGCGGGGCGCGCCAAGGGGCAGCTGGCCCCGTACGCGGCCAGCGCCGCCGAGGCCGCCGCGCACTACACCGGTCAGGCCAGGGAGCGCATCGCCGAGCCGCTCGGCCGGCAGCTTGAGCAGAACGTACGCCCCCAGGCGCGGCAGGCGGCCCAGAACAGCGCCAGGCACCTGGAGGAGCTCCGGCACTCCGCCCTGCAGGCCGGCCGGGAGCTGCCGCAGCGGATGGAGCCGCTGCTGGAGGAGGCGGCCGTAGAGGCCCGGCGGGCCGCCCGGCGCACCCGTTCCGCCGTGGCGGAGGCCCGCGGGGCGGCCGTGCAGGCGGCCGCGCCGGTCGCCCACGAGGCCCAGGCCCGCAGCGGCGCCGCGCTGGCCGCGCTGCGCGGACAGGTGCGCGCGGAGGACGTGCAGGCGCTCGCCCGCAAGGAGGCCAAGCGCCGCAGCGGCGGACGCCGGGCCCGCCGGCTGCTGCTGGTGGGTGCGGTCGCCGCGGCGGGCGGTGCCGCCTGGCTCTGGTGGCGGCGGCAGTCCAGCCCGGACTGGCTGGTCGAGCCGGCCGCCCCGGTGAGCCCGGCCCCGCGCCGGGCGCCGGCCGGGGCCACGGCCACCGCCGAGGAGCTCAGCCCGGAGGCCGAGCTGCTGGAGAAGGAGAAGCAGGCCGAGGAGGCCGAGGCCCGGCACAGCGGCCGGGACGGGGACTCCTGA
- a CDS encoding rhomboid family intramembrane serine protease encodes MESGPEGGPENRPENRPEGGSGEGSEVVRCARHPDRPAGVRCTRCGRPICPECMISASVGFQCPDCVRGAGRAARGGVLGSGATDGGRAVGVGALGDSPVTTALIGVCVLVWLLELALGSGFVDRFTMLGGAYVPGMGVQGVATSPWQSYRLLTAVFLHEVSSPPIPWHLGTNMLLLWWIGAPLEGMLGRARYLAVFLVSGLAGSALSLLLAAPNQPSLGASGAIFGLIGASVVLYRRRGYALGPLVALIVFNLVVTFSIPDVAWQAHVGGLVAGGVVAAAMAYAPRAKRRRMETLAVAGVLVLVALVSWWGTVRITG; translated from the coding sequence ATCGAGAGCGGGCCCGAGGGCGGGCCTGAGAACCGGCCTGAGAACCGGCCCGAGGGCGGGTCAGGGGAGGGCTCCGAGGTGGTCCGCTGCGCCCGCCACCCGGATCGCCCGGCGGGAGTGCGCTGCACCCGCTGCGGACGCCCGATCTGCCCCGAGTGCATGATCAGCGCCTCGGTCGGCTTCCAGTGCCCGGACTGTGTGCGGGGCGCCGGCAGGGCGGCGCGCGGCGGGGTGCTGGGTTCCGGTGCGACCGACGGCGGTCGCGCGGTCGGGGTGGGCGCGCTGGGCGACTCGCCGGTGACCACCGCCCTGATCGGCGTCTGTGTCCTGGTCTGGCTGCTCGAACTGGCCCTGGGCAGCGGCTTCGTGGACCGGTTCACCATGCTCGGCGGCGCGTACGTTCCGGGGATGGGCGTCCAGGGCGTGGCGACCTCGCCGTGGCAGAGCTACCGGCTGCTGACCGCGGTCTTCCTCCACGAGGTCTCGTCCCCACCGATCCCGTGGCACCTGGGGACGAACATGCTGCTCCTGTGGTGGATCGGCGCCCCGCTGGAGGGGATGCTGGGCCGGGCCCGCTATCTGGCCGTCTTCCTGGTCTCCGGGCTGGCCGGAAGCGCGCTCAGCCTGCTGCTGGCCGCGCCCAACCAGCCCTCGCTGGGTGCCTCGGGGGCGATCTTTGGACTGATCGGCGCCTCGGTGGTGCTCTACCGTCGGCGGGGCTACGCGCTGGGCCCGCTGGTCGCCCTGATCGTCTTCAACCTGGTGGTGACCTTCTCGATCCCGGACGTCGCCTGGCAGGCCCATGTCGGCGGCCTGGTGGCGGGTGGGGTGGTGGCGGCCGCGATGGCCTACGCGCCCCGGGCGAAGCGGCGCCGGATGGAGACCCTCGCGGTCGCCGGGGTGCTGGTCCTGGTCGCTCTGGTGTCCTGGTGGGGCACCGTGCGGATCACTGGCTGA